The Juglans microcarpa x Juglans regia isolate MS1-56 chromosome 8S, Jm3101_v1.0, whole genome shotgun sequence genome has a window encoding:
- the LOC121244721 gene encoding phytochrome-associated serine/threonine-protein phosphatase-like — MDLDQWISKVKEGQHLLEDELQLLCEYVKEILIEESNVQPVNSPVTVCGDIHGQFHDLMKLFQTGGHVPETNYIFMGDFVDRGYNSLEVFTILLLLKARYPANITLLRGNHESRQLTQVYGFYDECQRKYGNANAWRYCTDVFDYLTLSAIIDGTVLCVHGGLSPDIRTIDQIRVIERNCEIPHEGPFCDLMWSDPEDIETWAVSPRGAGWLFGSRVTSEFNRINNLDLVCRAHQLVQEGLKYMFQDKGLVTVWSAPNYCYRCGNVASILSFSDNMEREVKFFTETEENNQMRGPRTGVPYFL, encoded by the exons atggacttggacCAGTGGATCTCGAAGGTGAAAGAGGGTCAGCATCTGTTGGAAGACGAACTTCAGCTCCTCTGCGAATAC GTCAAAGAGATCCTTATTGAGGAGTCCAATGTGCAGCCTGTCAATAGTCCGGTCACTGTTTGTGGTGATATTCATGGCCAGTTTCACGATCTAATGAAACTTTTCCAGACAGGAGGTCATGTACCGGaaacaaattacatatttatg GGGGATTTTGTTGATCGAGGATACAATAGTCTTGAAGTTTTCACGATCCTTTTGCTTCTTAAAGCTAG ATACCCAGCAAATATTACCCTTTTACGTGGAAACCATGAAAGCAGGCAACTAACCCAG GTATATGGTTTTTATGATGAGTGCCAGAGGAAGTATGGAAATGCTAATGCATGGCGGTATTGTACAGATGTTTTTGACTATTTGACACTCTCAGCAATTATTGATGGAACa GTGCTTTGTGTCCATGGTGGTCTTTCTCCTGACATTCGAACAATTGATCAG ATACGGGTTATAGAACGAAATTGTGAAATTCCACATGAGGGGCCATTTTGTGATCTCATGTGGAGTGATCCTGAGGATATTGAAACATGGGCAGTTAGTCCGCGTGGAGCTGGTTGGCTTTTTGGGTCCAGGGTCACTTCTGAG ttcAATCGCATAAACAATCTTGATTTGGTTTGTCGAGCACACCAACTTGTACAAGAGGGCCTCAAGTACATGTTTCAAGATAAAGGCTTAGTAACT GTGTGGTCTGCACCAAATTACTGCTATCGTTGCGGGAATGTGGCTTCCATATTGAGTTTTAGTGATAATATG GAGAGAGAAGTGAAGTTTTTCACTGAAACAGAGGAGAACAACCAGATGAGAGGCCCCAGGACTGGAGTCCCATATTTCTTATGA